The segment AGGTTGCCGAGGTTCGATGCGCCCGCCTGCAGATGATGGTCGGCCAGTTCCTCGCGGTGGCTGCGCAACAGCGCCCTGACCGAGGTTCCCTCCTCCGCCAGCCGTCGTTGCAGGCTGCGTGGAGAAAGCCGCAGGTCGGCCGCCAGCCGCTCGGTCGTGACCGGCTGCTGGCCAAGATAGGTGACGATCAGCGCCAGCACCTTGTCGCGCCATCGGTCACTCAGGCTTTCGGACGGGGTGAAGTCGGTCAGATAGCGTTCGAGCACGTCGATCAGGTCATGATCCTCGTCCCGGAAGCGTGCCTTCGCCTCCTCCAGCGCCATCACCATCCCGTTGCTGGCCGCCTCGAACCGGATCGGACAGCCCAGCATCCGCCGAAGCGCGCGCGCGGCGGAGACGGAGGGCGCGGGATGTTCGAACTGAACCTGGATCGGGCCCCAGTCCGGATCGAAGGCCGAGCGGATCATCCGGATCACGGATGACAGGGTGAACTCAGCGTCCTGACGGCGCGGCCAGATCGCTGGATCGTTTAGCCGGTAGGTAAGGACGAGCAGGTCATCTGCTTCATTCAGCGCCGAATGGGTGCCCGACTGCAGGTTGTTCACGAAGCGCGCCAGCCGGTCGAGCGCGTTGCGCACCGATCCCGATCGCGCCATGATCAGCCCGGTCGGGCCCAGGTCAACCGGGCGGGTTTCCATCCCCAGCCGTACGCCCAGCAGCGGATCGTCCAGAAGATCGGCCATCTCCTCGAACATCGCGACATATCGGGCCAGCGGCACCGTCGTCCAAGGGTCGGACAGCATCGCACTGGTCAACCTATAGCGGGCTAACAGCGCGTCGCCATCTCCACCAGCTCGTGCGAATTTTGCGAGGACGGCCGTCACCACCGATCCCCGAACCGAGGCATGAGCCACCATTGCCGCCGTCTTCCGATCGCGCCGGGGCGAACAGATGCCCCAGGCGCATATTATCGAATGACCCGGCCTGTGGGGCAAGGCCGGATCGCGCCACGATGGAGCACTGCCTCAAAATGGGCCAGCTCCCCCGGTCGTACATTTAGGGTCAGGACCTATTGATGTGACAAGGCCTCCATCAGCGCCCGTTCGGCCGACAATTCTCGCTGCTTCAGCGCGTCATAGGCCTGCCGACGTTCGGGCGGCTCGTCGGCGGCCGGCCGGGCCGGGCGGCGGCGCGCGCGTATCCGGCCGATCTCCGCACGCAGGGGCGCCTCGCCCGCGATCAGGAACGCCGCCCGTTCGGGGGAGGCGATCAGCCCCGCCGCCGCGGCAAAGCAGACGCAGAAAAGGGTCGGGACGCACAGCCCCTCCTCGTCCTGCAAGGACAGGCAGAGGTCCCGGATGTCCGGGCTCGCATAGATGGCCGACGTACCCGCCCACACCGTCTCGACCCAGGCATCCTCGCTCGCGAGGTGCGGCGGCGGCTCCTCAGTCGCCGTCATCGTCCTTCCAGCGGCGGACCAGCCCGACGTCGATGCCGATCAGATCGAGCGCGCGGCCGACGCTATGGTCGACCAGCTCCTGCACCGATTGCGGCTTCGCGTAGAGCGCCGGCACCGGCGGCATGACGATCGCGCCGGCGGCGTCGAGCTGGGTCAGCGTCCGCAGATGGCCGCCGTGCAACGGCGTCTCGCGGAACATCAGGACCAGCCGGCGGCGCTCCTTCAGGGTCACGTCGGCGGCGCGGCTGAGCAGCGAGGAGGTGATGCCCCAGGCGATCTCCGACGCGGACTTCACCGAACAGGGCGCCACGAGCATCCCCAGCGTCCGGAACGAGCCGCTGGCGATCGAGGCGCCGATGTCCGCATTGCTGTGCACCACGTCGGCCATGGCGCGGACCTCGTCGACCGACAGCTCGGTCTCCTCGACGATGGTCCGCGCCGCGGCCTTGGAGATGACGAGATGCGTCTCGACGTCGGTGGGCCTCAGCGCGCGCAGCGCGGCGAGGCCATAGGCGGCGCCCGACGCCCCACTGATGCCGATGATCACCCGCGACGTCATGCGGAGGCGCTTCCCATCATGACCCTCAGAAGCGATAGTTGATCGACCCGCCATAGCTGCGCGGCGTGCCGGGCAGCAGCAGCGAATAGCCGAACGCCGAAACGTCGAAGCCGTTGGTGTAATAACGGGTGTTGGCGATGTTCTGCACCCACAGCGCCGCCGTCAGGCCATCCATGATCTCATAGGAAGCCCGCGCGTCGAACAGCCAATAGCCATCGTCGGCGATGTAGCTGACGTTGCGGAAGTCGAAGAAGCGCTTCGCCGTCCAGTTGGCCCCGCCCTGGATGCTCGCCGTCCGGCCGCCCAGGTCGAAATCATACTTGGCGAGCAGGTTGAGCGTCGATTTGGGCGAGTCTGACAGCCGGTTTCCGTCGCAGGCCGAGCCGTCGGGCTGGCAGGCGGGGAAGTCGGTATATTTGGCGTCGAGCAGCGACAGGCCGGCATTGAGCGTCAGGCCCGGGACGGGAACCGCGGTCAGTTCGACCTCGACACCCTTGACCCGCGCATCGGCGTTGGACAGCGTCGCCATGTCGGGGCCATTGCCCGAAACCGCCGGCGGTATGGAAAGGGTGATCGACGCTCAGGTCGGACGACAGATCATAGCCCGCGGAGAAATTCACCCCTGCCCCCCGCAGGATCATCACCCTGACGTCCGGATCGCGATCCGCCGCCTCCAGCGCGGCGAACATTTCCCCGCGCAGCATATTGCTCAGCGCGTTCCTCTTTTCGGGACGGTTGAGCGTAATCCGACACACGCCCGCCGCCGGTTCATCGACCAGAATATATTTGAACGCAGCCACGACGACCTCCCGAAACAATCTCTGCATCGACCAAAATATGAATCAATGGTATGTTCAATAAGCAAGCATAGTCAACAGTTGATATTATTTTTCGAATATATGGTTCGATCCATTTGGTGCGACGCGCGAATTCGCCATGGTGGGTGGCGTCCCATGTGGGTGATAGCCGCCAGCCGCTATGGCCCCCTACCGGCGCCCCTTTCCCCGAAATGACGAAGGGCGCGACAAGCCGTCCGGCGGAACCGGGCCGGGCCTCCCAAAGCGCGCGCCGGCGGGCGCGGCGGATATCATGCCCCCCAACCGCGCTGCGGTCTCTGCCGATTTGCCGCCCTCCATGTCCGAGCGGACCGGGCAGACAGAAGGTCCGGCCGGTGGCGGCGCAGCTAGAGTGTTGCCTTACCGAGCTTTCCGAGCCGGCGGATGTTTCCGTCTGCCTGGAAAGCGCCCTAAAGGGTGCGCGCTATGATCGTCTTCATTATATCGCTGGCACCGGCATAGATGCGTGATGCCCGCGCATCTGCCCAGAGCCGCGCAATAGGATATTCGGTCATGTAGCCATAGCCGCCGAAGAGCTGCAGGCACTCGTCGGCGACTTTGCCCAATGCCTCGCTGGCCCAGTATTTGGCGCTCGCGGCAGTGGCCGCATCGAGCGTTCCTTCGAGAAAGCGTTGCAGCATGTCATCGAAGAGCGCCCGGGCCACGACGGCCGACGCCTTGCACTCCGCGAGTTTGAACTGGGTGTTCTGGAAATCCATCAGCCTCTGCCCGAACGCGCTCCTTTCGCGGGCATAGGCGGCGGTCATCTCGATGGCCCGCTCCATGTCCGTGGCGGCATTGAGCGTGACGGTGAGCCTCTCCCAGATCAACTGCTCCATCAACTGGGCAAAGGCGCGGCCGGGTTCCCCGCCCAGCAGGTTTTCCTCGGGAACGAAGACATCCTCGAAGAAGAGCTCCGACGTATCCTGGGCGTGCAGCCCCAGCTTGTCGAGATTCCGGCCGCGGACGAAACCCTCGGCGTTTGCGGCCTCTACCGCCAGAAGAGACATGCCCTTCGCGCCCGCTGCCATGTCCGTCTTTGCGACGACGAGGATCAGATCGGCGGTTTGCCCATTCGTAATGAAGGTCTTCTGGCCGGTGATGCGGTAACCGCCTTCACATGGCCTCGCCTGTGTCCGGATCGCTTTCAGATCCGATCCCGCGCCAGGTTCGGTCATCGCGATCGCACCGATGATCTCGCCCGTCGCAAGCGCCGGCAGCCAGCGAGCCTTCTGCGCCTCCGAGCCGTAGGAAAGTATATAATGGGCAACTATGCTGCAGCTGACGCTGACGCCAAGACCGAACCCCGCCCCCAGGCCGGCTCGCGAAATCTCACACGAGATAACCGCTTCATGCGCCCAGCTGCCGCCGCCGCCGCCATATTCTTCCGGAATGCTTGCGCAAAGCAACCCGGCCGCGCCTGCTTTTCGCCACGCCGCGCGGGAAACGCACCGGTCTCGCTCCCAGCTTTCCCTTTCCGGGACGAGCTCGGCTTGGAGGAAGCGGGCCGCCTGATCCGCCAGGATCACCAGTTCTTCGGTCATCCACCGCGAGCGCATCATCGTCACGATGCCTCCACCCTTGCTTCTCGCAGTGCCGAGCGGCGCGCCTTGCCCGCGTCGTCGCGCAGGGCATGGTCGACGAACTCGAAGCTTCTCGGAATCTTGTAGCGCGTGAGATGCGCCGCCAGATGGTCGCGCAGATCCTCGGCCGCCACGACACCTCGCGCTTCCGCCGACAGTTCGATCAGAGCATGTACGCGATGTCCCAGATCTTCGTCGGGCAGGCCGATGACGATGCTGGACGCGACGTGCGGGCTCATGTCGAGCGCGGCCTCCACCTCAGCGGGATAGACGTTGGCCCCGCCCGAGACGATCATGTCGGTGCGGCGATCGGCGATGTAGAGATACCCCTCCTCATCGAGATGGCCCATGTCGCCCAGGGTTTCCCATTCGCCGTGCGCCTTGGCCTCGGCCCCGATATAATGATAGGTGGCGCCCCGCCCGCCCTCGTTGAGAAAATAGATCTCGCCGACGACCCCCGGCTGGCAGATTTCTCCATCCTCATCGAGCACCCGCAGCTTGCAATTCGCCAGCGGCCTGCCGACCGAGCCCTTGTGCAGGAGCCATTCATGGCCGCTGATCTCGGTGCCACCCTGTCGTTCCGATCCCCCGTACATCTCCCAGATGCGATCCGCACCCAACCAGTCGATCCAGGCTTCCTTCAGCCAGGTCGGGCATACCGAAGCCATGTGATAGACGGTCCGCAGCGACGAGACGTCGAACCTTTCACGCTCCGGCAAACGCCAAATGCGGTGCATCATGGTCGGAACGAACGTCACGAAGCTGACCCGATGCCTCTCGATCAGTTCCAGCGCTCTCAGGGCGTCGAACTTGCCCATCTCGACCACGACGGCACCGATGAACAGCGCGCAGCATGTCATGGACAGCGGCGAGTTGTGGTAGAGCGGACCAGGATTGAGCAGAACGTCATCGGCTCGTTGGCGCAGCAACTCGGCCTCCGTGTCCCAGATGCCGGGCAGATGATCGACGATCACCTTGGGCCGTCCCGTGCTGCCGCCGCTCGTCAGCGCGCGCAGGTGAGGCGAAACGACGTCAGGCAGCGGAGCGCTGGAAAGCATTTCATCGACGGGCGCGCCGGCCAGCATGCTGGGATGGCCCGACGGGACGAGGTTGGGCGGCGCGATCACGAGGCGCGGCTGCACCAGCCCGATGATCGCCTCAAGCTCGGCGCGCGGCAGCGCCGCCGAAACGGGACAGGGAACGGCGCCAAGCTTCCAGATCGCGAAGATGGTTTCGTAGAATTCGAGGCCGTTCGGCAGCGCCATCGTGACGAAGTCGCCTTGCCCCACCCCCTTTTGCTGCAAGGCCCGCGCGCGCTTGTTCGCGCGCGCATCGAACTCCGCGCGGCGGCAAATGCCATCATTGTGAATAAGCAATGCGCGGTTCGGATCGTTCCTCGCGTGATAGGTCGACAAGGCTCCCACTGATATCTGCATGGCTCAATGCGCCGCCGCGCGCGCGTCGACGAAGGCGCGCCGCCTTGCCTTGCCGCCATCATCGCGCAGGGCTTCCGTGACGAACTCGAAACTTCGCGGAATTTTGTACGATACGATCCGCTCGGCGAGAAAGGCGCGCATGCCCTCGGCGTCCAGCATCTTTTGTTGATCGGGCGCGACCTCGACCAGCGCGTGCGCCACATGTCCCAGATCCGCGTCCGGCAGGCCGATCACGAGGCTCGACACGACGGACGGATGCGCCTCGATCGCTCCCTCCACCTCTGCCGGGTAGATATTGGCCCCCCCGCAGATGATGAGATCGGTACGTCGATCAACGAGGTACAGATATCCCTCGGCATCGAGATAACCGAGATCGCCGACCGAATGCCATCCGTCGCGCGTCTTGGGCTCGGCTCCGACATAGCGATAGGTCGAATGCTCGCCGCCTGCCGGCATGAAGAAGATCTCACCGACCTCGCCGG is part of the Rhizorhabdus wittichii RW1 genome and harbors:
- a CDS encoding acyl-CoA dehydrogenase domain protein (PFAM: acyl-CoA dehydrogenase domain protein; Acyl-CoA dehydrogenase, type 2, C-terminal domain), giving the protein MMRSRWMTEELVILADQAARFLQAELVPERESWERDRCVSRAAWRKAGAAGLLCASIPEEYGGGGGSWAHEAVISCEISRAGLGAGFGLGVSVSCSIVAHYILSYGSEAQKARWLPALATGEIIGAIAMTEPGAGSDLKAIRTQARPCEGGYRITGQKTFITNGQTADLILVVAKTDMAAGAKGMSLLAVEAANAEGFVRGRNLDKLGLHAQDTSELFFEDVFVPEENLLGGEPGRAFAQLMEQLIWERLTVTLNAATDMERAIEMTAAYARERSAFGQRLMDFQNTQFKLAECKASAVVARALFDDMLQRFLEGTLDAATAASAKYWASEALGKVADECLQLFGGYGYMTEYPIARLWADARASRIYAGASDIMKTIIARTL
- a CDS encoding 3-octaprenyl-4-hydroxybenzoate carboxy-lyase (TIGRFAM: 3-octaprenyl-4-hydroxybenzoate carboxy-lyase~PFAM: flavoprotein), which translates into the protein MTSRVIIGISGASGAAYGLAALRALRPTDVETHLVISKAAARTIVEETELSVDEVRAMADVVHSNADIGASIASGSFRTLGMLVAPCSVKSASEIAWGITSSLLSRAADVTLKERRRLVLMFRETPLHGGHLRTLTQLDAAGAIVMPPVPALYAKPQSVQELVDHSVGRALDLIGIDVGLVRRWKDDDGD
- a CDS encoding Outer membrane receptor protein mostly Fe transport-like protein, which translates into the protein MATLSNADARVKGVEVELTAVPVPGLTLNAGLSLLDAKYTDFPACQPDGSACDGNRLSDSPKSTLNLLAKYDFDLGGRTASIQGGANWTAKRFFDFRNVSYIADDGYWLFDARASYEIMDGLTAALWVQNIANTRYYTNGFDVSAFGYSLLLPGTPRSYGGSINYRF
- a CDS encoding helix-turn-helix- domain containing protein, AraC type (SMART: helix-turn-helix- domain containing protein, AraC type) translates to MTAVLAKFARAGGDGDALLARYRLTSAMLSDPWTTVPLARYVAMFEEMADLLDDPLLGVRLGMETRPVDLGPTGLIMARSGSVRNALDRLARFVNNLQSGTHSALNEADDLLVLTYRLNDPAIWPRRQDAEFTLSSVIRMIRSAFDPDWGPIQVQFEHPAPSVSAARALRRMLGCPIRFEAASNGMVMALEEAKARFRDEDHDLIDVLERYLTDFTPSESLSDRWRDKVLALIVTYLGQQPVTTERLAADLRLSPRSLQRRLAEEGTSVRALLRSHREELADHHLQAGASNLGNLAEALGYADGTTFWRAHRNWTGQAPSAVRRRLTADQKRSRL
- a CDS encoding AMP-dependent synthetase and ligase (PFAM: AMP-dependent synthetase and ligase), coding for MQISVGALSTYHARNDPNRALLIHNDGICRRAEFDARANKRARALQQKGVGQGDFVTMALPNGLEFYETIFAIWKLGAVPCPVSAALPRAELEAIIGLVQPRLVIAPPNLVPSGHPSMLAGAPVDEMLSSAPLPDVVSPHLRALTSGGSTGRPKVIVDHLPGIWDTEAELLRQRADDVLLNPGPLYHNSPLSMTCCALFIGAVVVEMGKFDALRALELIERHRVSFVTFVPTMMHRIWRLPERERFDVSSLRTVYHMASVCPTWLKEAWIDWLGADRIWEMYGGSERQGGTEISGHEWLLHKGSVGRPLANCKLRVLDEDGEICQPGVVGEIYFLNEGGRGATYHYIGAEAKAHGEWETLGDMGHLDEEGYLYIADRRTDMIVSGGANVYPAEVEAALDMSPHVASSIVIGLPDEDLGHRVHALIELSAEARGVVAAEDLRDHLAAHLTRYKIPRSFEFVDHALRDDAGKARRSALREARVEAS